In the genome of Paramisgurnus dabryanus chromosome 18, PD_genome_1.1, whole genome shotgun sequence, one region contains:
- the nfrkb gene encoding nuclear factor related to kappa-B-binding protein isoform X2, whose translation MDPLDHMLSDPLESGMDRDGRVMEECMLGNCRVRVPEDLLEDPEIFFSVVSESTWTDVLTDAQRTHLRQFLPQFSENNISEQENTISDLFNNQNLFFGNPLHIAQKLFRDGYFNPEVVKYRQLCAKSQKKRHIYSLQQYYHKLLKQILVSRKELLDFAVRSGPELAVKRRYPAPSHKEVLEKRVRRRVGNILKDVKTDCGDSNVSSDEDDTASWLPVPQSPSSPTPAISLRVLPSLSTPDMKARDKPELGEKDLRAMLQRHREKRKRQPDHPDLITSDLHLGDIMSRVNIGRKGSITTNFELVLPKKKIKEERRKKKIRPIKTESEEVCDVQMSAASVNPGLADSPTVPLQSVKEEPMDESQNSPEMVEEIAMSFFHLLEDVLRLEGVATSSMVEEKVQQWQTSPASTLNSWFSMAPCWSELVVPALQFLAGESKSGVMAMPTGFVPIVEFKESTQQWKWMGPSQDGDKDLSALFQLWLESKDHMVVKQECEDTSDLTPPTPRVWTDYVVRPSTGEERHVFQEQEQQRYDQPHKAFTYRMHGFESVVGPVKGVFDKETSLNKAREHSLLRSDRPAYVTILSLVRDAAARLPNGEGTRAEICELLKDSQFLAPDVTSAQVNTVVSGALDRLHYEKDPCVKYDIGRKLWIYLHRDRSQEEFEKIHQAQAAAAKAKKALQQKPKPVPKPAGGKEQGAKNGTSEAGQSSGAEAVTINPTNLPQPPSTPTPSTPGTPKSPLASTAPTPTKTGAPEPVKPSPSVLLVSPPSMPQLGTLLPTSQTGQQVSQQASAQPATRVVAHSAATGSLPQVRVVTSSAGQPATLVHQSPHHIRVPVSVTHGKSITQTVVTVPLRSQSTGSPIQVQASRGQASVTVPGLASAVTVTKPQTSSPASPAHNPASPALLQGVSSQNIIKQVAIAGQLGVKTQSPTGIPLTATNLRIQGKDVLRLPPSSITTDAKGQTVLHITPDMMATLTKSPMATVKLTPDMLSSVTSAGTKSISATLHMSSSQPSPTTPNTASPVTAETLAAKAPASLGTTGTATLVKVHPDLKAACDTAIRLMPALAVTMADPKTRTYSTVTSSESKAGTTIRIVPNMSVIPQKQGQTVSLSTTTSATKPITVSSGAATVTIATSGVGGAKSVTLSPAATGSSLSLGTAAATVRQVPVTATVVSTQAGKIPTRITVPLSVLSQPLKNKSMVTTPLLKGNISTNIGNLGRNIILTTMPAGTKIIAGNKPVSFVTAQQLQQLQQQGQATQVRIQTVPAQQLQRTVASSPKSTVSTVVVSTAPSPKTNPDPQ comes from the exons ATGGATCCATTGGATCACATGTTATCAGACCCACTGGAGTCCGGTATGGACCGTGATGGACGTGTGATGGAGGAGTGCATGTTGGGAAACTGTCGTGTTCGGGTTCCTGAAGATCTGCTGGAGGAT CCAGAGATTTTCTTCTCAGTGGTGAGCGAGAGCACGTGGACAGATGTTTTGACAGATGCTCAACGGACACATCTCCGTCAGTTCCTACCACAGTTCAGTGAAAACAACATCTCTGAGCAGGAGAACACCATCAGTGACCTTTTCAACAACCAGAATTTATTTTTCGGAAATCCCTTGCACATTGCTCAGAAACTCTTTAGAG ATGGTTACTTCAATCCAGAAGTGGTAAAGTACAGGCAACTCTGTGCCAAGTCCCAGAAAAAAAGACACATTTACTCTCTTCAACAGTACTACCACAAATTACTCAAGCAGATCCTGGTCTCCAGAAAG GAGTTGCTGGATTTTGCCGTTCGCAGTGGACCTGAGTTGGCTGTGAAACGGCGTTACCCTGCTCCGTCCCACAAGGAGGTGCTAGAAAAGAGGGTCAGGCGTCGAGTGGGTAACATACTAAAGGATGTGAAAACCGACTGTGGGGACAGTAATGTGTCATCGGATGAAGACG ACACAGCCTCTTGGTTGCCAGTTCCTCAGTCGCCCTCCTCCCCAACACCAGCCATCTCCCTCAGGGTCCTGCCCAGCCTCTCTACTCCGGACATGAAAGCTAGAG ATAAGCCTGAACTGGGTGAGAAGGACCTCAGAGCCATGCTGCAAAGGCACAGAGAGAAGAGAAAACGACAACCA GATCACCCTGACCTCATAACCTCCGACCTCCATCTTGGTGACATCATGTCAAGAGTGAATATCGGCAGAAAAGGATCGATTACAA CCAACTTTGAACTAGTCCTGCCTAAGAAAAAGATAAAAGAGGAGAGGAGAAAGAAGAAGATCCGGCCCATTAAAACCGAATCGGAGGAGGTGTGCGACGTTCAAATGTCTGCAGCTTCCGTCAACCCAGGCCTCGCTGACTCCCCCACTGTTCCCTTACAAAGTGTTAAAGAAGA GCCTATGGATGAGTCCCAGAACAGCCCTGAAATGGTAGAGGAGATTGCCATGAGCTTTTTTCATTTGCTCGAGGATGTGCTCAGGCTGGAAGGGGTAGCGACATCCTCGATG GTGGAGGAGAAAGTCCAACAATGGCAAACATCTCCGGCAAGCACACTCAACTCTTGGTTCTCGATGGCCCCCTGCTGGTCAGAGTTGGTAGTACCTGCACTACAGTTTCTTGCTGGAGAGAGCAAAT ctggtGTGATGGCTATGCCTACTGGCTTCGTACCTATTGTGGAATTTAAAGAATCTACACAGCAATGGAAATGGATGG GCCCAAGTCAAGATGGAGACAAAGATCTGAGTGCACTGTTCCAGCTATGGCTGGAGTCGAAAGATCACATGGTTGTCAAG CAGGAATGTGAGGACACCTCAGACCTTACTCCTCCAACACCAAGAGT GTGGACAGACTATGTGGTGAGACCTAGTACAGGAGAAGAAAGGCATGTTTTTCAAGAGCAG GAGCAACAGCGCTATGATCAGCCACACAAAGCCTTCACTTACCGAATGCACGGCTTTGAGTCTGTGGTGGGACCAGTCAAGGGAGTTTTTGACAAGGAGACTTCTCTTAATAAAGCTCGAGAGCATTCTTTACTGCGCTCTGACCGACCCGCTTATGTCACCATACTGTCTCTTG TGAGAGATGCTGCTGCCAGGCTTCCTAATGGAGAAGGTACCAGAGCTGAGATTTGTGAGTTACTCAAGGACTCCCAGTTTCTGGCCCCTGATGTCACCAGTGCACAG GTCAACACAGTGGTGAGCGGTGCCCTCGACCGCCTCCACTATGAGAAAGATCCTTGCGTGAAATACGACATCGGCCGCAAGCTTTGGATCTACCTCCATCGGGACCGGAGCCAGGAAGAGTTTG AGAAAATACACCAGGCTCAAGCTGCAGCTGCCAAAGCCAAGAAGGCTCTCCAGCAGAAGCCCAAACCTGTACCCAAACCT GCAGGTGGTAAGGAGCAAGGCGCAAAGAACGGCACCAGCGAGGCTGGTCAGAGCTCAGGGGCCGAAGCGGTCACCATTAATCCCACCAACTTGCCCCAGCCTCCCTCCACCCCCACACCGAGCACCCCTGGAACCCCCAAATCACCTCTCGCTTCCACAGCACCTACTCCAACCAAAACAGGAGCTCCAGAGCCTGTCAAACCCAGTCCTAG TGTCCTGTTGGTGTCTCCTCCTTCCATGCCCCAGTTAGGAACGCTGCTTCCAACCAGTCAGACAGGTCAACAGGTTTCCCAGCAGGCCTCGGCACAGCCTGCGACTCGAGTAGTGGCGCACTCGGCTGCCACCGGCTCTTTGCCTCAGGTGCGAGTGGTCACCTCCTCTGCAGGCCAGCCTGCAACATTAGTGCACCAGAGCCCTCACCACATCAGAGTACCAGTATCTGTGACACATGGCAAGAGCATCACACAG ACAGTGGTGACTGTACCACTAAGATCTCAGTCTACAGGAAGCCCCATCCAGGTGCAGGCTTCACGTGGTCAGGCCAGTGTTACTGTCCCAGGTCTCGCTTCTGCTGTCACGGTAACCAAACCTCAAACCAGCTCACCCGCAAGCCCTGCGCACAACCCAGCATCACCTGCATTACTGCAGGGAGTAAGCAGCCAGAATATTATCAAACAG GTTGCTATTGCGGGCCAGTTAGGTGTAAAGACTCAAAGCCCCACAGGAATCCCTCTCACCGCCACTAACTTGCGCATTCAGGGCAAGGATGTACTCCGTCTGCCCCCCTCCTCGATTACCACTGATGCCAAAGGTCAGACGGTGCTGCACATCACTCCAGACATGATGGCCACCCTCACTAAATCCCCAATGGCCACTGTTAAGCTCACCCCAGACATGCTGAGCAGTGTCACCAGCGCAGGGACTAAAAGCATCTCTGCCACTCTACATATGTCTTCATCCCAGCCCTCACCCACCACCCCAAACACTGCCTCACCTGTAACAGCTGAGACCCTTGCTGCCAAAGCACCTGCGTCTTTAGGCACCACGGGCACCGCTACACTTGTGAAGGTTCACCCGGATCTAAAGGCAGCCTGTGACACAGCTATCCGCCTCATGCCTGCCCTGGCAGTCACTATGGCTGACCCCAAAACCCGCACTTACTCTACTGTGACCTCTTCTGAATCAAAAGCAGGCACCACTATTCGAATAGTGCCAAATATGAGTGTGATTCCTCAGAAACAGGGTCAGACTGTCTCGCTTAGTACAACCACCTCAGCTACAAAGCCAATCACGGTGTCATCAGGGGCAGCCACTGTCACCATTGCCACTAGTGGAGTAGGAGGAGCCAAAAGCGTGACACTAAGCCCTGCAGCCACGGGGTCTTCTCTGTCTCTGGGTACTGCTGCAGCCACGGTCAGACAAGTGCCGGTCACTGCCACTGTAGTTTCTACACAAGCG GGCAAGATTCCCACAAGGATTACAGTGCCTCTCTCTGTCCTCAGCCAACCTCTGAAAAACAAGAGTATGGTCACCACACCCTTACTAAAAGGGAATATAAGCACAAA TATTGGTAATCTTggcagaaacatcattctgaCCACTATGCCAGCAGGCACCAAGATAATTGCTGGGAACAAGCCTGTCAGTTTTGTGACTGCTCAGCAACTGCAACAGCTGCAGCAGCAAGGACAGGCCACACAG GTTCGAATTCAGACGGTGCCAGCTCAGCAGCTGCAGCGTACTGTGGCCAGCTCGCCAAAATCCACTGTGTCTACGGTGGTGGTCTCCACCGCGCCCTCACCGAAGACAAACCCGGATCCTCAGTGA